The Corallococcus soli genome contains a region encoding:
- a CDS encoding HTTM domain-containing protein, with amino-acid sequence MTESAGGGDVTSSRPWARLWARLLAPRDIAALAAFRVALGLLIAVSAARFLAYGWVGVLFAQPEFRFTYWGFGWIPPLPAWGMPALFMALGALGVLLMVGLFYRVTVVLLFAVFAYVQLLDVTNYLNHYYLVSLLLALMCFIPAHRAFSVDAWRRPSLRQDWLPAWCTDLLRFQVAVVYVFAGLAKLTSDWLVHAQPLNIWLAARTGMPWVGPLLEQRWVAYAAAWGGMLFDSTIVLFLVWRRTRPFAYVVVLGFHAVTFALFPIGMFPFIMVTGALVFFDPSWPRALLARLRRLPWKGVAPPPEARVTGVPGWKGRVALGVAVVYALLQVLLPLRTHAYGGNVLWHEQGMRFSWRVMTREKNGSATFIVRDRVTGREWHVPPSQYLTRLQEREMSVQPDLILQLAHRIARDYEAKTQHPVEVRADVRVSLNGRLSEPFVDPTVDLSREGDGLGPKPWILPAPQTPPVHLRPTRGARARAPSP; translated from the coding sequence ATGACTGAGTCCGCTGGAGGCGGGGACGTGACGTCCTCGCGTCCATGGGCCCGGCTCTGGGCCCGGCTGCTGGCGCCCCGGGACATCGCCGCGCTGGCGGCGTTCCGGGTGGCGCTGGGGCTGCTCATCGCCGTCTCCGCGGCGCGCTTCCTGGCGTACGGCTGGGTGGGCGTCCTCTTCGCGCAGCCGGAGTTCCGCTTCACCTATTGGGGCTTCGGCTGGATTCCGCCGCTGCCCGCCTGGGGGATGCCCGCGCTCTTCATGGCGCTGGGCGCGCTGGGCGTGCTGCTGATGGTGGGGTTGTTCTACCGGGTGACGGTGGTGTTGCTGTTCGCGGTGTTCGCCTACGTGCAGCTGTTGGACGTGACGAACTACCTGAACCACTACTACCTGGTGAGCCTGCTGCTGGCGCTGATGTGTTTCATTCCGGCGCACCGGGCCTTCTCCGTGGACGCGTGGCGCAGGCCCTCACTGAGGCAGGACTGGCTGCCGGCGTGGTGCACGGACCTGCTGCGCTTCCAGGTGGCCGTCGTCTACGTGTTCGCGGGGCTGGCGAAGCTCACCTCCGACTGGTTGGTGCACGCGCAGCCGCTCAACATCTGGCTGGCCGCGCGCACGGGGATGCCGTGGGTGGGGCCGCTGCTGGAGCAGCGCTGGGTGGCGTACGCGGCGGCGTGGGGCGGGATGCTGTTCGACAGCACCATCGTGCTGTTCCTCGTGTGGCGTCGCACGCGCCCGTTCGCATACGTGGTCGTGCTGGGCTTCCACGCGGTGACGTTCGCGCTGTTCCCCATCGGGATGTTCCCCTTCATCATGGTGACGGGGGCGCTGGTGTTCTTCGACCCGTCGTGGCCAAGGGCGCTCCTGGCCCGGCTGCGGAGGCTCCCGTGGAAGGGCGTCGCTCCTCCCCCCGAGGCCCGCGTCACGGGCGTGCCCGGCTGGAAGGGGCGGGTGGCGCTGGGCGTGGCCGTCGTCTACGCGCTGCTCCAGGTGCTGCTGCCGCTGCGCACGCATGCCTATGGGGGCAACGTGCTCTGGCACGAGCAGGGCATGCGCTTCTCCTGGCGGGTGATGACGCGGGAGAAGAACGGCAGCGCGACGTTCATCGTGCGCGACCGCGTCACCGGCCGGGAGTGGCACGTGCCGCCCAGCCAGTACCTCACGCGGTTGCAGGAGCGGGAGATGTCGGTGCAGCCGGACCTCATCCTGCAACTGGCCCACCGCATCGCGCGGGACTACGAGGCGAAGACGCAGCACCCCGTGGAGGTGCGCGCCGACGTGCGGGTGTCCCTGAACGGCCGGCTGTCGGAGCCGTTCGTGGATCCCACGGTGGACCTGTCGCGCGAAGGGGACGGCCTGGGGCCCAAGCCGTGGATCCTCCCCGCGCCCCAGACGCCGCCGGTGCACCTGCGCCCCACGCGCGGCGCGCGGGCCCGCGCTCCAAGCCCCTGA
- a CDS encoding imelysin family protein, which yields MSHSRTRPDAPSRWGVRALAFTAALCVSCSDSKPKPVEPPLPPGETDVRAELLSATGACILGTARDFLPKATALQAATAALRDTPDAAAVTAARAAFHEAMDVWQVMEAMQVGPAAMRSSPGGAEIRDNIYSFPLTNRCSVEEQLVSKGYESPGFSSSLVTRRGFVALEYLLFHEGADTACGPNSAIVAQGTWAALTAEDRAARKRAYAAVVAADVGTRAQALVDAWVPEGGNFQKTLATAGPGNAVFPSTQVALNSLSDAIYYVEREVKDQKLARPLGLRDCSSATCPELLESQFAGRSKQNLIQNLKGFRRIVEGCGADYSGPGFDDVLVAAGAEAVATRMHEQMVEAEAALAAVEEADLRQALVDDRASVQRLYDDFKGITDVLKTDFITTLDLEPPAGLEGDND from the coding sequence ATGAGCCACTCGCGAACCCGTCCTGATGCGCCCTCCCGTTGGGGAGTGAGGGCCCTGGCGTTCACCGCGGCGCTGTGCGTGTCGTGCAGCGACAGCAAGCCGAAGCCGGTGGAGCCTCCCCTGCCTCCGGGCGAAACGGACGTGCGCGCGGAGCTGCTGAGCGCGACGGGCGCGTGCATCCTGGGCACGGCGCGCGACTTCCTGCCGAAGGCCACGGCGTTGCAGGCGGCGACGGCGGCGCTGCGGGACACCCCGGACGCGGCGGCGGTGACGGCGGCGCGTGCGGCGTTCCATGAGGCGATGGACGTGTGGCAGGTGATGGAGGCGATGCAGGTGGGGCCGGCGGCGATGCGCAGCAGTCCGGGCGGCGCGGAGATCCGCGACAACATCTATTCGTTCCCGCTGACCAACCGGTGCTCCGTGGAGGAGCAGCTCGTGTCGAAGGGTTACGAGTCGCCCGGCTTCTCCTCCAGCCTGGTGACGCGGCGCGGGTTCGTGGCGCTGGAGTACCTGCTGTTCCACGAGGGCGCGGACACGGCGTGCGGTCCCAATTCGGCCATCGTGGCGCAGGGGACGTGGGCGGCGCTGACGGCGGAGGACCGGGCGGCGCGCAAGCGGGCATACGCGGCGGTGGTGGCGGCGGACGTGGGCACGCGCGCGCAGGCGCTGGTGGACGCGTGGGTGCCGGAGGGCGGCAACTTCCAGAAGACGCTCGCCACGGCGGGCCCGGGCAACGCGGTGTTCCCGTCCACGCAGGTGGCGCTCAACTCGCTGAGCGACGCCATCTACTACGTGGAGCGCGAGGTGAAGGACCAGAAGCTGGCCCGGCCGCTGGGGCTGCGCGACTGCTCTTCGGCCACGTGCCCGGAGCTGTTGGAGTCGCAGTTCGCGGGCCGCTCGAAGCAGAACCTCATCCAGAACCTGAAGGGCTTCCGGCGCATCGTGGAGGGCTGCGGCGCGGACTACTCGGGGCCGGGCTTCGACGACGTGCTGGTGGCGGCGGGCGCGGAGGCCGTGGCCACGCGGATGCACGAGCAGATGGTGGAGGCGGAGGCGGCCCTGGCCGCGGTGGAGGAGGCGGACCTGCGGCAGGCGCTGGTGGATGACAGGGCGTCCGTGCAGCGGCTCTATGACGACTTCAAGGGCATCACGGACGTGCTGAAGACGGACTTCATCACCACGCTGGACCTGGAGCCGCCCGCGGGCCTCGAGGGGGACAATGACTGA
- a CDS encoding TonB-dependent receptor family protein: MGARTWAVAVVSFVVSSSVSARSPQDLPPPPPEAAPVPAPEAAPAAGPVESTAEPAPEPAPAEPAGPAESAAPAAPLEPAAPAPSDAPVVESAPEGSRKFESVVVGTSETKTSGSIHILKPEKLQRYELDDPQAILQSVPGVYGRGEDGFGLRPNLGLRGVNPDRSKKVTLLEDGILFGPAPYSAPAAYYFPLMTRMQSVRVLKGPSSIQQGPQTVGGSVDLITRDIPAQESFGLDVAGGQYLYGKAHGYFGASTERAGFLVEGVHLRSSGFKDIDDSDASTGFHRNEWMAKARYRLVPDGELRQTLQLKLGYSDEGSNETYLGLSDADFAANPLRRYKASQFDHMQWHRTQAVLSHVLEGRDIAVTTSLYHQDLERAWRKVNSFRGVSISDVLADPTSARNAVYYGVLTGELDSSTPGETLLIGPNHRVFVSQGLQSVARWTAKTGPLSHNAEFGVRYHYDSIARRHTQDGFLMVGGELVPEGGATQLTADNKDSTHALALHATDAIAWGPLVVTPGVRLEIIRSQSHDSLAGTVDHGSLEALMPGVGVYGALTPVLGLFAGAYRGFSPPAPGQPQAVSAEKSVNYEAGARWSRRGERFEVVGFFNDYSNLTDVCTFSNGCLNDNLDRQVDAGAANIYGLEAFAEKTLRPGGGITFPLMASYTFTRTKLLNDFRSSDPQFGNVTAGDELPYVPRHQLYASVGVEGARWGVFLSTTYLASMREEAGQGEIPEGSKTGALLTFDVNASWNITRWGQLYVSGRNLLDEAVIVGRRPYGARPNAPRTLIGGFKVQL, encoded by the coding sequence ATGGGTGCACGGACCTGGGCAGTCGCGGTGGTTTCCTTCGTCGTCTCCTCGTCCGTGTCGGCACGGTCGCCCCAGGACCTGCCACCTCCGCCGCCAGAGGCCGCGCCCGTCCCGGCGCCCGAAGCCGCACCGGCCGCCGGGCCCGTGGAGTCCACCGCCGAACCCGCCCCCGAACCCGCCCCCGCCGAGCCTGCCGGGCCCGCGGAGTCCGCCGCGCCCGCTGCGCCCCTGGAGCCGGCGGCGCCCGCGCCCTCCGACGCGCCCGTCGTGGAGTCCGCGCCGGAAGGCTCCCGCAAGTTCGAGAGCGTGGTGGTGGGCACGTCCGAGACGAAGACGAGCGGCTCCATCCACATCCTCAAGCCGGAGAAGCTCCAGCGCTACGAGCTGGACGACCCCCAGGCCATCCTCCAGTCCGTGCCGGGCGTGTACGGCCGGGGTGAGGACGGCTTCGGCCTGAGGCCCAACCTGGGCCTGCGCGGCGTGAACCCGGACCGCAGCAAGAAGGTCACGCTGCTGGAGGACGGCATCCTCTTCGGGCCGGCGCCCTACTCCGCGCCCGCCGCCTACTACTTCCCCCTGATGACGCGCATGCAGTCGGTGCGCGTGCTCAAGGGGCCCTCCTCCATCCAGCAGGGCCCGCAGACGGTGGGCGGCTCGGTGGACCTCATCACCCGGGACATCCCGGCGCAGGAGTCCTTCGGCCTGGACGTCGCGGGCGGCCAGTACCTCTACGGCAAGGCGCACGGCTACTTCGGCGCGAGCACCGAGCGCGCGGGCTTCCTCGTCGAAGGCGTGCACCTGCGCAGCAGCGGCTTCAAGGACATTGACGACAGCGACGCCTCCACCGGCTTCCACCGCAATGAATGGATGGCCAAGGCGCGCTACCGGCTGGTGCCGGACGGTGAGCTGCGCCAGACGCTCCAGCTCAAGCTGGGCTACTCCGACGAAGGCTCCAACGAGACGTACCTGGGCCTGTCGGACGCGGACTTCGCCGCCAACCCGCTGCGCCGCTACAAGGCCAGCCAGTTCGACCACATGCAGTGGCACCGCACGCAGGCGGTGCTCAGCCACGTGCTGGAGGGGCGCGACATCGCGGTGACGACGTCGCTGTACCACCAGGACCTGGAGCGCGCCTGGCGCAAGGTGAACAGCTTCCGGGGCGTCTCCATCTCCGACGTGCTCGCGGACCCCACCAGCGCGCGCAACGCCGTCTATTACGGCGTGCTGACGGGGGAGCTGGACTCGTCCACGCCGGGCGAAACCCTCCTCATCGGGCCCAACCACCGCGTCTTCGTCAGCCAGGGCCTCCAGAGCGTCGCCCGCTGGACGGCGAAGACCGGCCCGCTGTCACACAACGCCGAGTTCGGCGTGCGCTACCACTACGACAGCATCGCCCGCCGCCACACCCAGGACGGCTTCCTGATGGTGGGCGGGGAGCTGGTCCCCGAAGGCGGCGCCACGCAGCTCACCGCCGACAACAAGGACTCCACGCACGCGCTCGCGCTGCACGCGACGGACGCCATCGCCTGGGGCCCGCTGGTGGTGACGCCGGGCGTGCGCCTGGAGATCATCCGCTCCCAGTCCCACGACTCGCTGGCGGGCACCGTGGACCACGGCTCGCTGGAGGCCCTGATGCCGGGCGTGGGCGTGTACGGCGCCCTCACCCCGGTGCTGGGCCTGTTCGCGGGCGCCTACCGGGGCTTCTCCCCGCCCGCGCCGGGACAGCCCCAGGCCGTGTCCGCGGAGAAGAGCGTCAACTACGAGGCCGGCGCGCGCTGGTCCCGCCGGGGCGAGCGCTTCGAGGTGGTGGGCTTCTTCAACGACTACTCCAACCTCACCGACGTCTGCACCTTCTCCAATGGCTGTCTCAACGACAACCTGGACCGGCAGGTGGACGCGGGCGCGGCGAACATCTACGGCCTGGAGGCCTTCGCGGAGAAGACCCTCCGTCCGGGCGGCGGCATCACCTTCCCGCTGATGGCGTCGTACACGTTCACCCGCACGAAGCTGCTCAATGACTTCCGTTCGTCGGATCCGCAGTTCGGCAACGTGACGGCGGGAGACGAACTGCCGTACGTGCCCCGGCACCAGCTCTACGCGTCGGTGGGCGTGGAGGGCGCGCGCTGGGGTGTCTTCCTCAGCACCACGTACCTGGCCAGCATGCGTGAGGAAGCGGGCCAGGGGGAGATTCCCGAGGGCTCGAAGACGGGAGCCCTCCTGACCTTCGACGTGAACGCCAGTTGGAACATCACCCGCTGGGGCCAGCTCTACGTGAGCGGCCGCAACCTGTTGGACGAAGCGGTCATCGTGGGGCGCCGTCCCTACGGCGCCCGCCCCAACGCGCCCCGCACGCTCATCGGCGGGTTCAAGGTCCAGCTGTAG
- a CDS encoding regulatory protein RecX, which produces MDDPTDRDGDRRREPRKPKPPRKVSPRYLENAALHYLKRYAATVSQLKRVLMRRVDRSVKFHGGDRVEAVGWVDALAQKLIRNNLINDGAYAETKAHSLRASGRSARVITQKLRMKGVAPELVQEKVAEATQDVSEDAAALIWARKKRLGPFRRDPSTRADNRQRDLAALARAGFSFTIAKRVIDGTADEAPLRR; this is translated from the coding sequence ATGGATGATCCAACCGACAGGGACGGCGACCGTCGCCGGGAGCCGCGCAAGCCGAAGCCGCCGCGCAAGGTGTCGCCGCGCTACCTGGAGAACGCCGCGCTGCACTATCTCAAGCGATACGCGGCCACCGTGAGCCAGCTCAAGCGCGTGCTGATGCGCCGGGTGGACCGCTCGGTGAAGTTCCACGGGGGCGACCGCGTGGAGGCGGTGGGGTGGGTGGACGCGCTGGCGCAGAAGCTCATCCGCAACAACCTCATCAACGACGGGGCCTACGCGGAGACGAAGGCGCATTCGCTGCGCGCGTCGGGCCGCAGCGCGCGGGTCATCACCCAGAAGCTGCGCATGAAGGGCGTGGCCCCGGAGCTGGTGCAGGAGAAGGTGGCGGAGGCCACCCAGGACGTGTCCGAGGACGCCGCCGCCCTCATCTGGGCGCGCAAGAAGCGGCTGGGCCCCTTCCGGCGCGACCCCAGCACGCGCGCGGACAACCGCCAGCGGGACCTGGCGGCGCTCGCGCGCGCGGGCTTCTCCTTCACCATCGCGAAGCGCGTCATCGACGGAACGGCCGACGAGGCGCCGCTGCGGCGCTGA
- a CDS encoding YciI family protein has product MRFMLIPRPSTPEPTPPPADAPFDEKVFIAQMKFNEEMHKAGVLIASEGLSASSAGAHVVFKGGASEVKDGPFTETKELIGGFYVLEVKSKEEAIAWARRYPGGMGNDDVMEIRPLTGSDDIPAEFLALIKKAAPTWSESFHKKSP; this is encoded by the coding sequence ATGCGCTTCATGCTCATCCCCAGGCCGTCCACCCCCGAACCCACGCCCCCGCCGGCCGATGCGCCCTTCGATGAGAAGGTCTTCATCGCGCAGATGAAATTCAACGAAGAGATGCACAAGGCCGGCGTGCTCATCGCCTCCGAGGGCCTCAGTGCCTCCTCCGCCGGTGCGCACGTCGTCTTCAAGGGTGGCGCGTCCGAAGTGAAGGACGGCCCCTTCACCGAGACGAAGGAGCTCATCGGCGGCTTCTACGTGCTGGAGGTGAAGTCGAAGGAGGAGGCCATCGCCTGGGCCCGTCGCTATCCGGGCGGCATGGGCAACGACGACGTGATGGAGATCCGTCCGCTCACCGGCTCCGACGACATCCCGGCGGAGTTCCTGGCGCTCATCAAGAAGGCCGCGCCGACCTGGAGCGAGTCCTTCCACAAGAAGTCTCCGTAA
- a CDS encoding SDR family NAD(P)-dependent oxidoreductase, whose amino-acid sequence MNQLVNTSQPPPQDAPVPPTPSVEEVRRAIDLLKTLTEHRILLTRLPEEDHHGLLAAAGRLVHPDKAAKSKLLNTLKRERKVEKREKDRVVRANTEIRALRRAPVLTLPMLPPPPPTETEERVLEEPRKCYVCKQEYRKLHFFYDMLCSACGDFNYSRRTQRAQLNGKVALITGARVKIGFQASLMLLRSGATVIATTRFPQDAVLRYAREPDFADWSHRLHVHGLDLRHAPSVELFARHIEETHDRLDILINNAAQTVRRPPGFYRHLLEGELRDVTSLPQEVRPLLAGHQACIAALRPALNPGSPGNVLRAGDTDVSTALSATTWRSSDPALGIHSSAALSLLPYAMEQEPDTQALFPQGRLDADLQQVDLRTTNSWRLKLSEVQTAEMLEVHLINAVAPFILVGKLKPLMMRDRSQPGHIVNVSAMEGSFSRGTKTDKHPHTNMAKAALNMMTLTSAADYARDGIFMNAADTGWVTDEDPILHAERKVQELDFQPPLDIVDGAARIVDPVITAINTNEFVWGNFFKDYRPTNW is encoded by the coding sequence ATGAATCAACTCGTCAACACCTCCCAGCCGCCGCCGCAGGACGCCCCCGTCCCCCCCACCCCCAGCGTGGAGGAGGTGCGCCGCGCCATCGACCTGCTGAAGACGCTGACCGAGCACCGCATCCTGCTCACCCGCCTCCCGGAGGAGGACCACCACGGCCTGCTCGCCGCCGCCGGCCGGCTGGTGCACCCGGACAAGGCCGCCAAGTCGAAGCTGCTGAACACGCTCAAGCGCGAGCGCAAGGTCGAGAAGCGCGAGAAGGACCGCGTCGTGCGCGCCAACACGGAGATCCGCGCGCTGCGCCGCGCCCCCGTGCTCACGCTGCCGATGCTGCCCCCGCCGCCGCCCACGGAGACCGAGGAGCGCGTGCTGGAGGAGCCGCGCAAGTGCTACGTGTGCAAGCAGGAGTACCGCAAGCTGCACTTCTTCTACGACATGCTTTGCAGCGCATGCGGTGACTTCAACTACTCCCGCCGCACACAGCGCGCGCAGCTCAACGGCAAGGTGGCGCTCATCACCGGCGCCCGCGTGAAGATCGGCTTCCAGGCGTCGCTGATGCTGCTGCGCTCGGGCGCGACGGTCATCGCCACCACCCGCTTCCCGCAGGACGCGGTGCTCCGCTACGCGCGCGAGCCGGACTTCGCGGACTGGTCCCACCGGCTGCACGTGCACGGCCTGGACCTGCGGCACGCGCCCAGCGTGGAGCTGTTCGCCCGCCACATCGAAGAGACGCACGACAGGCTGGACATCCTCATCAACAACGCGGCGCAGACGGTGCGCCGTCCGCCGGGCTTCTACCGACACCTGCTGGAGGGCGAGCTGCGGGACGTGACCAGCCTGCCCCAGGAGGTGCGCCCGCTGCTCGCCGGCCACCAGGCCTGCATCGCGGCACTGCGGCCCGCCCTGAACCCGGGGAGCCCGGGCAACGTGCTGCGCGCGGGTGACACGGACGTGAGCACGGCGCTGTCCGCCACCACGTGGCGCAGCAGCGACCCGGCGCTGGGCATCCACTCGTCGGCGGCGCTGTCGCTCCTGCCCTACGCGATGGAGCAGGAGCCCGACACGCAGGCGCTCTTCCCGCAGGGCCGGCTGGACGCGGACCTCCAGCAGGTGGACCTGCGCACGACGAACTCCTGGCGCCTGAAGCTGTCGGAGGTGCAGACCGCGGAGATGCTGGAGGTGCACCTCATCAACGCCGTGGCGCCCTTCATCCTCGTGGGCAAGCTCAAGCCGCTGATGATGCGCGACCGCTCGCAGCCGGGCCACATCGTCAACGTGTCCGCGATGGAGGGCAGCTTCTCGCGCGGCACCAAGACGGACAAGCACCCGCACACCAACATGGCCAAGGCCGCGCTCAACATGATGACGCTCACCTCCGCGGCGGACTACGCCCGGGACGGCATCTTCATGAACGCGGCGGACACCGGCTGGGTGACGGACGAGGACCCCATCCTCCACGCCGAGCGCAAGGTGCAGGAGCTGGACTTCCAGCCCCCGCTGGACATCGTGGACGGGGCCGCGCGCATCGTCGACCCCGTCATCACCGCCATCAACACGAACGAGTTCGTGTGGGGCAACTTCTTCAAGGACTACCGCCCCACCAACTGGTGA
- a CDS encoding glycoside hydrolase family 26 protein has product MHVPRRTASSLPSAFALLAALVLCLGASPALAQVSRTLSTPGPTAQAQKVYNLLTDLENNSRNGGPKQTIMGQHCEAQKEAYAGEYWVKVGDISGRRPGFVEFDFGPGNNRSTYSEPYVDYAVGFARDRFIYGEGIVGFSFHQSYPGAPVKSWPNNFRQSWMDSNWMGRVINWQANTAEYQALLRDLSFAADKLTILRDAGVPVLYRPFHEMNKKGSASPFWWANHDPYQYRQLWNIAHDYLVKTRGLKNLIFVWSPYEWDGTYGGDAAAYYPGSDRVDVVAVDIYHGNPYFPAQFYTGLAGYNKPRMVAETDKLPVRWGDSRYGTVSELDARPWAIYSVWGDSLIHNLGTTSPNDWNVSSNHKAIKDTYGYYGTYWRVLTGGSNATYNWGALR; this is encoded by the coding sequence ATGCACGTCCCCCGTCGCACCGCCTCTTCCCTCCCTTCCGCGTTCGCGCTCCTGGCGGCGCTGGTGCTGTGCCTGGGCGCGAGCCCGGCCCTGGCGCAGGTGTCCCGGACGCTGAGCACGCCCGGCCCCACGGCGCAGGCGCAGAAGGTCTACAACCTGCTGACGGACCTGGAGAACAACAGCCGCAACGGCGGCCCGAAGCAGACCATCATGGGCCAGCACTGCGAGGCCCAGAAGGAGGCCTACGCGGGCGAGTACTGGGTGAAGGTGGGGGACATCTCCGGGCGGCGTCCGGGCTTCGTGGAGTTCGACTTCGGGCCGGGCAACAACCGCTCCACCTACAGCGAGCCGTACGTGGACTACGCGGTGGGCTTCGCGCGCGACCGATTCATCTACGGGGAGGGCATCGTCGGCTTCAGCTTCCACCAGTCCTACCCGGGCGCGCCGGTGAAGAGCTGGCCGAACAACTTCCGGCAGTCCTGGATGGACTCCAACTGGATGGGCCGGGTCATCAACTGGCAGGCGAACACGGCGGAGTACCAGGCGCTGCTGCGCGACCTGTCCTTCGCGGCGGACAAGCTCACCATCCTCAGGGACGCGGGCGTGCCGGTGCTGTACCGCCCCTTCCATGAGATGAACAAGAAGGGCAGCGCGTCCCCGTTCTGGTGGGCGAACCACGACCCGTACCAGTACAGGCAGCTGTGGAACATCGCGCACGACTACCTGGTGAAGACGCGCGGGCTGAAGAACCTCATCTTCGTCTGGTCGCCGTATGAGTGGGACGGGACGTACGGCGGCGACGCGGCGGCCTACTACCCGGGCAGCGACCGCGTGGACGTGGTGGCCGTGGACATCTACCACGGCAATCCCTACTTCCCGGCCCAGTTCTACACGGGGCTCGCGGGCTACAACAAACCGCGCATGGTGGCGGAGACGGACAAGCTGCCGGTGCGCTGGGGTGACAGCCGCTACGGGACGGTGTCCGAGCTGGACGCCCGTCCGTGGGCCATCTACTCGGTGTGGGGTGACTCGCTCATCCACAACCTGGGGACGACGAGCCCGAACGACTGGAACGTGTCCAGCAACCACAAGGCCATCAAGGACACGTATGGGTATTACGGGACGTACTGGCGGGTGCTGACCGGCGGGAGCAACGCGACCTACAACTGGGGCGCGTTGCGCTGA